A DNA window from Gigantopelta aegis isolate Gae_Host chromosome 4, Gae_host_genome, whole genome shotgun sequence contains the following coding sequences:
- the LOC121370457 gene encoding malate dehydrogenase, cytoplasmic-like: MADSMKVLVTGAAGQIAYSLVIAVAKGDVFGKDKPITLVLLDIPPMMEVLEGVVLELNDCALPLLREVIATADVAEAFKDIDAAMLVGAMPRREGMERKDLLAANVKIFKEQGAALDQHSKKTVKVVVVGNPANTNALIASHYAPSIPKKNFSCLTRLDQNRAQSLVAHRIGIPNSDVKNVIIWGNHSSTQFPDVRHAKAVIGGKVVAVPDAVKDDSYLKNDFIKTVQQRGAAVIKLRKLSSAMSAAKATCDHMHDWFSGTGDSWVSMGVISDGNSYGIPEGLMYSFPVKIQNGNWQIVQGLDINDFSRAKMDATAKELLEEKAMALAACQG, translated from the exons atg GCTGATTCTATGAAAGTTTTAGTGACTGGAGCTGCTGGTCAGATCGCCTATTCACTGGTGATTGCAGTTGCAAAGGGAGATGTGTTTGGTAAAGataag CCGATCACTCTTGTTCTGCTGGACATTCCTCCAATGATGGAAGTGCTGGAAGGTGTTGTCCTGGAGCTCAATGACTGTGCTTTGCCACTACTGAGAG AGGTAATTGCAACAGCAGATGTAGCCGAGGCTTTCAAGGACATTGATGCTGCCATGCTTGTGGGAGCCATGCCTCGCCGAGAAGGTATGGAGAGGAAGGACCTCTTGGCTGCCAATGTTAAGATCTTTAAGGAACAGGGTGCTGCCCTAGACCAGCATTCCAAGAAAACTGTGAAG GTTGTAGTTGTTGGGAACCCAGCCAATACCAATGCATTGATTGCTTCTCACTATGCACCTTCCATTCCCAAGAAGAATTTCTCCTGTCTGACACGACTGGATCAGAACAGAGCTCAatcactg GTTGCTCACCGTATTGGCATCCCCAACAGTGACGTGAAAAACGTGATTATCTGGGGTAATCACTCCTCCACGCAGTTCCCAGATGTGCGAcatgcaaaagctgtaatcggGGGTAAGGTGGTTGCTGTACCCGATGCTGTGAAGGACGACTCCTACCTTAAAAATGACTTCATTAAG ACTGTCCAGCAACGAGGAGCAGCTGTGATTAAACTGAGGAAGTTGTCGAGTGCCATGTCTGCTGCCAAAGCCACATGCGACCACATGCATGACTGGTTTTCAGGAACTGGG GATTCTTGGGTCTCCATGGGAGTTATTTCGGATGGCAACTCCTACGGTATCCCTGAAGGACTGATGTACAGTTTTCCAGTGAAGATACAGAATGGCAACTGGCAGATTGTCCAAGGACTAGATATTAATGATTTTTCCCGTGCGAAAATGGATGCGACCGCTAAGGAACTATTGGAGGAGAAAGCAATGGCACTGGCTGCTTGCCAGGGTTGA